One Candidatus Nitrososphaera evergladensis SR1 genomic window carries:
- a CDS encoding sensor histidine kinase translates to MLQKKSLLLIVLIAAGATSLSIASYQYHDSTSNRITSLAKRDIHDNAIIEANAISRALSTKIADVAGNLRLLANAPSVQNGDVTGQQLFDSSQTITSDLTDGYYWIDRDGKIVTYSEINTGKFPDYRGDDLSFREYYKVPKQTLKPFISTVIDSRDGVLRLYLSHPIVDLKGNFSGVVVAAISTKNAGDFVQSQLLPQYRSTVGLMDRDGLILYSNNQTLIGIHYDDAMFQSVVPDPIKAQFNSFLERSKINTSEVEDISYGPNTVTIASKAVLINGEHSWTAYIVYPHVLTDETASLLNQQSTFNIVIIVAIGIAAILTAAMVLTWNKRLEMVVEKKTVELKHAADSLARVNEQLRERDKMQTEFINIAAHELRTPIQPVLGVIELLKQSAAGKAKTEITDRQLAIMDRNARRLQKLSSEILDATRIEAGTLRLDMEVMDINENIRNAIADTKSWIPDDQKKSLQIRFRPVAIDEFGYPIPLLVKADKLRIFQVISNLLRNAIKFSAEEGGSKGVIITVTTDKRDGDDGNNDDNNSDGGGNGGGGYAIVSVKDCGAGISAEVLPRLFTKFSTDRERGGTGLGLFIAKNIVEAHGGRIWAENNNSSEDGKRGATFSFMLPLAAAKP, encoded by the coding sequence CCATTTCACGCGCCCTGTCAACCAAGATAGCAGATGTTGCTGGCAACCTGAGATTGCTGGCCAATGCGCCAAGCGTACAAAACGGCGATGTAACCGGCCAGCAGCTGTTTGATTCTTCTCAGACTATTACATCGGACCTTACAGATGGATACTACTGGATTGACAGGGATGGCAAAATCGTAACATACAGCGAAATTAACACCGGCAAATTTCCAGATTACCGCGGAGACGATCTCAGCTTTAGGGAATACTACAAAGTGCCCAAGCAAACGCTAAAACCCTTTATAAGTACGGTGATCGATTCTCGAGACGGAGTTCTGAGGCTCTACCTGTCCCATCCTATAGTTGACCTTAAGGGCAACTTTAGCGGCGTCGTAGTTGCAGCCATCAGTACAAAAAATGCGGGTGATTTTGTGCAAAGCCAGCTGCTCCCACAGTACAGAAGCACAGTGGGTTTAATGGATCGTGACGGACTAATCTTGTATAGTAACAACCAAACGCTTATTGGCATTCATTACGATGACGCTATGTTCCAATCCGTTGTACCTGATCCGATAAAAGCGCAATTCAATTCTTTTCTAGAGAGGTCAAAGATCAATACGTCTGAAGTTGAGGATATCTCGTATGGACCAAACACTGTCACCATTGCATCAAAGGCGGTATTGATTAACGGCGAGCACTCATGGACAGCGTACATTGTTTATCCCCACGTCCTGACCGACGAAACTGCGTCCTTGCTAAATCAACAGAGTACCTTTAACATCGTAATAATTGTTGCAATAGGAATAGCCGCAATTCTCACTGCGGCGATGGTTTTGACATGGAACAAGCGGCTTGAAATGGTAGTAGAGAAAAAAACTGTGGAATTAAAGCATGCAGCCGATTCGCTCGCCCGGGTTAATGAACAATTGAGGGAGCGTGACAAAATGCAAACAGAATTTATCAACATTGCCGCGCACGAACTAAGGACGCCAATACAGCCAGTTCTTGGAGTGATTGAGCTTCTAAAACAAAGCGCCGCCGGCAAGGCCAAGACGGAGATCACCGATAGGCAACTGGCAATAATGGACAGAAACGCCAGGCGGCTTCAAAAGCTGTCTTCTGAGATTTTGGACGCCACGAGGATTGAAGCAGGCACGCTCAGGCTGGACATGGAAGTGATGGACATCAATGAAAATATAAGAAATGCAATTGCAGATACTAAAAGTTGGATTCCTGACGATCAGAAGAAATCATTACAAATACGATTCAGGCCTGTTGCCATAGACGAATTTGGCTATCCTATCCCGCTGCTTGTCAAGGCCGACAAACTCAGGATATTTCAGGTAATTTCAAACCTCCTCAGAAATGCAATCAAGTTCTCAGCCGAGGAAGGCGGCAGCAAAGGGGTCATTATTACAGTTACAACCGACAAGAGAGATGGTGATGATGGTAATAATGATGACAATAACAGCGACGGAGGTGGCAATGGGGGCGGCGGCTATGCAATAGTGTCAGTCAAAGACTGCGGAGCAGGGATAAGCGCGGAGGTGCTTCCAAGGCTGTTTACCAAGTTCTCAACGGACAGGGAAAGGGGAGGCACGGGCCTTGGCCTTTTCATTGCAAAAAACATCGTTGAAGCTCACGGGGGAAGGATATGGGCGGAGAACAATAATAGTTCTGAGGATGGCAAAAGGGGAGCGACTTTTTCTTTCATGTTGCCGCTTGCTGCTGCAAAGCCTTAA